One genomic segment of Impatiens glandulifera chromosome 6, dImpGla2.1, whole genome shotgun sequence includes these proteins:
- the LOC124943599 gene encoding AT-hook motif nuclear-localized protein 16 — MESKSDHTQEKVSANDIFMSSSRPMIPKPISSFPLQESGRRPRGRPAGSKNKPKPPIILTRDNPHSIRAQAMEVSSGCDVSESLVNFARRRQRGISVLSATGCVANVTLRQPSSAGSVVTLHGRFEILSLLGSVLPPPAPPGVAGLTVYLAGAQGQVVGGAVAGALIAYGPVVIVAATYMNATFDRLPLVEEEDAEAAAMMAGHYQNSRPAGQVEVQDIFGVVSQNLMITNGALPQEVYAWQSARPISKS; from the coding sequence ATGGAATCCAAATCTGATCATACTCAAGAAAAAGTTTCTGCAAATGATATTTTCATGTCAAGCTCTAGGCCAATGATTCCCAAACCCATTTCATCTTTTCCTTTACAGGAATCCGGCCGTAGGCCCCGTGGCCGGCCGGCTGGTTCAAAGAACAAACCAAAGCCACCCATAATTCTAACCCGAGATAACCCACATTCAATTCGAGCACAAGCGATGGAAGTTAGCTCCGGCTGTGACGTTAGTGAAAGTTTGGTTAATTTCGCCAGAAGGCGGCAGAGAGGTATTAGCGTTCTCAGCGCCACCGGTTGTGTGGCTAATGTGACACTCCGGCAACCTTCGTCAGCCGGATCTGTTGTGACTCTTCACGGGAGGTTCGAGATTCTTTCTCTTCTGGGTTCTGTTCTTCCACCGCCAGCTCCTCCTGGGGTGGCTGGGCTTACTGTTTATTTGGCCGGTGCTCAAGGACAGGTGGTTGGAGGAGCAGTGGCTGGGGCTCTTATTGCTTATGGACCCGTGGTCATTGTGGCAGCCACTTATATGAATGCAACGTTTGATCGTCTGCCGTTAGTGGAGGAGGAGGATGCGGAGGCGGCGGCGATGATGGCGGGGCATTATCAGAATAGCCGGCCGGCAGGTCAGGTGGAGGTTCAAGATATATTTGGAGTGGTTTCGCAGAATCTGATGATAACCAATGGTGCATTACCACAGGAGGTTTATGCTTGGCAATCAGCAAGGCCAATTTCTAAAtcttaa